In the genome of Pangasianodon hypophthalmus isolate fPanHyp1 chromosome 24, fPanHyp1.pri, whole genome shotgun sequence, the window GGATGCAGAAGCAGTGGATGAGTGCTTTCAAGAAAAATATGGAAGCTTGGGAAACAGCCCACAGACATCTATAGCAGGCTGTTCAATGGCCTAAAGAATTTGTGTGATCATCACCTCACCTCATTTGCCTCATTCACTTGTCACTGAAAACTCTGAAAACTGGCAGTTCAGTATTGCATATCACCACGGttccatgtctctctcttcaAACCTGTATTTCCTGGTCCATTGGATGAGGGATGTCCAGCTGAAACAGATTTGTGGACCCAAGGAGTTGTCCTGGGACCCTGCACAAGACATCTCGGATCATGCACCACTCTAAGAGTTTCACAGAAGCCAACCAAACCATCCATCTGCacacaacaaaagaaaatacatcTAAAACCAGTCATGGGGGCTTTGGAAGAGTTTGTTATTGAGATGTTTTATCATTTGAGCTTCTTGCTGGGATCcaagtagaaaagaaaaaaaaaaacagtaaaaagaaaaagccaAATACTACAGGCTGATTAAATTGCCCACGTTTTGCCACGTATGTACCATAATGCCATGATTGTAAATTAATGATCCaacaatattatcatattacTATGTTCGTAGGAAGGGAAGCCGCTTGAAGCTCTCTCATCCTACATCCAGATGCAAGAGTTTTATCATAGTATCATGTATCTGGATGTCTGGTTCATGTTGAAAAACCTAGAGTTACCTTTCTGTATCTATATTATTCAACAGCAGAGACCTAGATAGCAGGTTGTAATCTGCTGTATAACAAATCTGCTCTAGATATCCAATATctctctaattctctctctACAGGCATTAATGGGGAAGCCATATGGGAGTATTCCCAGGAAGACAATCCCCAAGCAAGAACAAGCCAGTGCTTTGGATTTTGACGTCATATATGACATTGGGGTCAGCAAATCTTTGGGATTTTATGCACTTGCACTGTTGCACTGTTTAAGCATGGTGATAATGAATAGCTTAATTAGCATAGTTTTAAACCAATACTGTAACATGAATagcctgtgtgtttttttacagGGTTACCTTAAgtattctgtcatgttttatggCTACTACAACAACCAGAGAACAATTGGCTGGCTCAGGTTCCGCATGCCCCTGTGCTACTTTGTGGTTTCGATGGCCAGCATGGCTTACAATTACATGGTGGTCATTAGAAGGTGAGTGTGGGACATCATTTCCGATCATGGTCGATACCATGTATCCAGGTAggggaaataaatatttggacacatatgttttgttatttaatatacttctagTGCATTTATCCACTTCAAAGTTTTCACACATATTGCCTTTGATATTGttcttataaatatgaacagaaaagcatgtatttataagcataaacaaagatatgtttaaaaaaaaatgaaactgagtCAAGATTCAAGAtatgtttataatgaaattgATATGGTAAGAAAGCAATTAGGGTTTTGCCACATGGTGGTTTAATTTTGGCCTATTCTTCTTGGCGAATCATCATTTTGATTGACATCATGCCAAATTTAGATCCTGTGCAGTTAGGTAGCTGACAGAACCGTTCCACAACACACAATCTAGTTAGTTGTGTACAAGGCCTGTGATGTTTCAGGCTCAGTGTGCATATTATTCACAACAGATTTTGCCAAGGCCTTTGCTGTAGATCACACAGTGGCAGTACAGTGCCCCCTCGATCTTGGAGTGAGACCGGGCCTCAGTCCATGGATCTGCAGATTCATGGCTGACCGTCACCAGAAGGTGCGCTATCAGGGACATCTCTCTGATTGGGACTACTTAACATGTGGCCTTTTGCAGGAAACCATACTAGGGCTTGTTGTCTTCTTAGTACTGATTAACAGTGCTCTCCAGGATGGAACAGATCACTGGAAATATGTGGATGATATGACATTGGCCCAGATGTGGACATCCCAACTACCCTGTACCTTCCAACAGACCCTGAATGGTCATAATATTTGGGTAAAGGAGCATAAAATGAAACTCAACCCAAAGAAATGTAAAGTTTTACACCAGCATGAGACATACACTAGCCAGGCCAACCCTCTCCAATGATCAGAATATATTGGAAGTTTGTGACACAGTCAAAGTCCTGGGGGTTACCATCCAGGGTAACTTGAGATGGGACAGTCAGGTGGACCACTTGTTGACCTCAGCCAACAGGAAGCTTTTTGCTCTGTGTCATCTAAAGAAATTTGGAGTCTGCTACCCAGAACTGGTTTCGATCTGGTGCTGGAGTATGCAGTCCCTGTCGGGAACATTTCTATGACTAGCCAGGCTAAAAGACTGGAAAGTGTGCAGAAACCGGCTTGTAAAATCATACTTGGTCAGAGGTACTCAGGGTACCTAGAGGCCCTCTGCACTCTCAGATTGTACACTCTAGAAGAGAGACACACTTAACTGTTGGCTTTGCAAGAAAGCTGTTTAAGTCCAACTTCGGTGAGAAGCTCCCAGGGAGGAGCTCACATGTCGCCAGACAAGGAATTCAAACAAATTGACCATCCCAAGATGCTGAACCGAGAGATAAAGGAGATCACCAATCCCCTATATGTGCAGAATTTAGTTTTGTGATACGAGATATAGATCTTAGATTAATTAATTGTACATTTTCAATTGTGGttcattttggtttattttaaatttttggtATACTTAGTATTGATGTTTCATTGTAACAGCaaaataattcagtgtttttcatGACAGTTGTCTTTATGAACCTGTAATAATGCTGAAAggtcaataaaacaaaacataaaaaccaaACAAGGTTTGTCTCCTCCTATTACGGAAATGGTATATTGCACCACCTATTGGTCACCTTTCCTAACATTTGTCCACAGCATGGCACACAACACCAGTGAAAGTAGTGGAGGAGATGACACCAACTTTAATTACAGCTGGAAAATATTCACCAGTTGGGATTACCTCATTGGAAACCCGGAGACAGCCGACAACAAGTTTGCCTCCAACACCACAAACATTAaggtgagtatgtgtgtgtgtgtgtgtgtgtgtgttttaaattgtCTGTATGGACCTTGATGGTTCTTCTCCTAAGGAAGCCCTTGCTGACGAGAAGGAGACTCAAAAGGTTACAAACTTCCGCGTGACGTTACTCTTCCGTCTCCTGGCCAACTTTCTGATTATCTCCATTCTGGCAGGAAGTGGGTATCTAATCTATTATGTAGCGCGCAGGTCTGAAAATTTTCTCCGGGATGGGATGAACAAGCACAACTGGTGGGAAAGAAATGAAGTAAGAATCCTGTATGTGTCcttctatgtatgtatgtttttctgtttctcagtaTGCATGTCCTAGATGGTGTccactatgaaaaaaaaacacaaaactgatATAAttccaaacctttttttttttttcaggtgaacATAGTGATGTCTCTGTTAACCACGTTCGGTCCAATGTTTTTTGAGGCAATAAGCCATTTGGAGAATTATCACCCACGCATTTCCCTGTGCTGGCAGCTGGGCCGTGTCTTTGCCCTTTACGCAGGCAACCTCTATAGCTTCCTCATAGCCATCGTTGACCAGGTCAGATTCACGGTAAGTCATGGGAGCGCATCGCTGCTTTGGAAAGAGATGCAAACTAGAGTGTGGATTTGGAGGATTTGTAGCACAATGCTGGTAAATCCTGCTCCCTTGGGCACTGACAgcatattacattttctttggCCCATTTTAGTTCGGAGATTGTTGTATATCTGAGccattcagaaaaataaaaaatctctaGCCAATTGTCTGTTCTTTGGTTATAAATTCAGACCCACACTCTGGCAAGATTTGCAGACAGATAACAGGTGGTATTGGAAAAATCCCGTCACAGATTCTTCTACTCAAGAGAAATGTAGCAACCTTCCAGACAAATGtcagtgtgaaaatgtgaacAGTATGTTAGAAGAGTattattgtttgtttacttgtttaccAGATGGCTGAAGAAGAGGAAATGAAGGTTAATCTGACCATTTGGCAGTCTCACATGTATAACAGGTCCACAGCGGAGAATTCGACTGGTTCTCCATTCAGAGTGGATCCTGCAGATGTACCCAGAGGGCCTTGCTGGGAGACTTTGGTGGGACaggtatctatctatctatctatctatgctAAGAAAGGGTATATTTATTAATCATCTTGGTTTTTGACTTACAGTGTTGTTATAAAATGATGATATTCATTTTATGGCTAGGCTTACACTAATGctgattattaataaaaatgcaagaTTGGTGGATTAAATGGCAGCAGTACACCATGTATAATGATGTGCATAAACCAATGCAGGAAAAAAACCTTAGACCATAGTACATACATGTCCTTTATTCATCACTGAAAACTTTTTAAGCACAAAAATGCTTAGTGGAAAAAGTGGCAAGCCTTgaagacactctctctctctctctctctctctctctctctctctcccttcctagGAGTTTGTACGTATGCTGATTACAGACACATTGACTTtttacattgtgctgctgatcAATGACTTCTTCCGAGCAGTTGTGATTCGTTTCCTCAACCACTGCTGGTGCTGGGACCTGGAGTACAGCTTTGTGAGCATTCATGTCACTTCCTTCTTCAAGAGTTGTACAACACTTTAACCATTATGTTCCAAAGTGGCTGAATTTCTATAAAaggcatgaaaaaaaattgtaaaaaaaaaaaaaaaaaggcatattcACTGTATTATTTTCTAGTGATTTTGAGCAACAACCCAATCATTTAATACactacagtattttacagtattttattgaGTTAATTATTAAGCCATTCAataaataattccataattataattataagcaATAAATCATGACAGGCAAAGTTGCTATGGGAACATAATCaaagacagagtggtgtgatgccgTTACCACccgaagttgatcattttccaaaaataagcacatcccaagtgttttattcctttcataccacaacaatttaccaaTTAAAAAGAATGAcacaaaatactttttattttgctttattacatttaacattggGAAACGTCCATaaaacaagatagttcctgttattagcAGCAACAAACAGTCATTTTTTCATCAACCTCTCTTTATTTAAGATAATACAATGACaaaagcagcttgtcacgttaccaagAAAGCACAAAGCACAAACTGGTGTGGCTGTGAgaacctctgactgttacaaagcactgacactgccATAGATGAGTCCTGccctaaatattaaataaatgtcttgtcgcacaaaacttcaccatattaacaaatacacattttttttgttgtttttttaaatttatttatgttgaTCGTCCACCATAATTGTCATTTCTATAGAAATattgcagctggcactattgtccAGGCTGCTGTTacggaaaattaatcaaaaacttctgaccaatcagatttaattttgctttttaaagttgaagtgtttttttttttttttttgcaatactTTCCAGAACATCATAAACTGACTGAGACTAAAACACAGCCCTGTCTGTTATCCTGATGTGAACACCAGTATATCAATCATACTTAAGCACAAGactgtttttcttatttgtagCCGTGCTATTCGTTGTTCGATCTGAGTGGGAACTTGCTCACCCTCATATTCAACCAAGGAATGATCTGGTAGGATgatcttttctattttctttattattttacctaTGTGTACAATACCTGGTCCAAATTgagttaattattttgtttatgtgtgtgcgtgtgtgtgtgtgtgtgtgtgtgtgtatttcagcaTGGGGACGTTATACGCCCCCTGTCTTCCCGCACTCAACCTCATCAGACTGCAAACGTCCATGTATATACAAGCCTGGGGTGTCATGTGCTGCAATATCCCTCATACACGCATCTTCAAAGCCTCATATTCTAGCAACTTATACATGGCCATACTGCTggtcatcatcttcatctccaCACTGCCGGTCATCTTCACCGTTGTCTCTATGCCTCCATCCTTTGACTGCGGGCCTTTCAGGTACTGAAGGAGCAACACAACATCCAGAGTTCAAAGGTTTTTCCTCATATTAACTTAGCATGCTCTTTATATACAATGTTTGTCTTATATTAGTGAAGGACACTTGAATCTGAGGAACTCAATCTGTTATAGGTTTGTTAGATCTTCAGTACTGATGAAATAAGAACAGATGTTAGTACAGGACTCATATTTCTCTACtatactgaaaaatatcagcgagactcaaggggaaggtgtacaagacagtggtgagaccggctatgctgtatggtttagagacagtggcactgatgaagagacaggagtcagagctagaggtggcagagctgaagatgttgaggttctctttgggagtgacaaggatggacaggattaggaacgagtacatcagagggccagctcatgttggacgtttgggggacaaagttagggaggccagattaagatggtttggacatgttcagaggagggagagtgagtatattggtaggagaatgttggacatggagctgccaggcaggaggctaagaggaaggccaaagaggagggatatggaggtaataaatgaggatatgaagctagtgggtgcaagtgttgaggatgcagaagatatggataggtggagagtgatgattcgctgttgcgacccctgaagggaaaagccgaaagaagaagaagaagaagaagactgtACATATCGCCTCTCCTCTACTCTACCACTAGGGTGCACCAGATGgcaatgtttaattaacactttCATCAGTGTCATCAGTACACTCTTGTCAACTTATActcatgtgcgcacacacaaacacacacacacacacacacacacacccacacacacacaccatcaggaTGATCCTCCAAGTATAGGAAGGacttttgtgtgtctgtttacaTAAATATGACTTAATATTGCTATTAAGTCATATAtgagatatactgtatttttcaatatataaaattaattgtaaaatgaaaagagaTGAATTGGGACATAACACTCCTATTTCACTATTTCAGTGGGAAACAACACATGTATGATGTGATCCCAGAGTCGCTGGAGATGGATTTTCCAATCTGGCTCGGAAAAGCGCTCAGCTACATCTCAAACCCGGGACTGGTCCTGCCTTTCCTACTGTTCCTGATGTAAGCACAAGTGTAGAGACATATTAATGATAACACTAGGAAAAGTACAATATAATCATTCAACCAATAATCTACAGTTTAAGgtaaaagtttgggcacccctggtCAAATTATATCTTTTTTAACAAACTTGTGCAATAACAAATTTTAATGCACCAGTACAGACTATTTGTGGAATTTAAAGTATTGGGGAAAAAACCTGTAAAAACTTTTATATTTAGAAaagcaacaaaacatttttaatttgaccAGGGGTGACTAaatttttggcacaaaattgtataatttttaaataatatatagttTTTTCTATGTTTTATAAGAATGCGAatagtaataatgtaataatattatgaataatatgaatagAATTAGTATAattaagaatattaaaaatgtaataatataaagagTGTATACAGTTGTAATATCcttaaaaatgttcaatattttttctctttttgttttagCCTCACGATTTATTACCTATATGTCACATCTAAAACATACAAGCAGGCCAACCTTGATCTGAAAAAGAAACTGAAGGCTGTAAGTTGAAAAATGACTGATTTTTGGGCAAATAATCAGTTAATACTGAACTCATACAATCActtaagtatatatatatatatatatatatatacaacacAACAAAGTCCAGCTT includes:
- the tmc1 gene encoding transmembrane channel-like protein 1; the protein is MKWCILQVVLCFVSCNTLPLRTQKWTKFQRHFHNFKKACIPWEMKIKEIESHFGSSVASYFILLRWMFGINIILFVLSFGLVMFPEALMGKPYGSIPRKTIPKQEQASALDFDVIYDIGGYLKYSVMFYGYYNNQRTIGWLRFRMPLCYFVVSMASMAYNYMVVIRSMAHNTSESSGGDDTNFNYSWKIFTSWDYLIGNPETADNKFASNTTNIKEALADEKETQKVTNFRVTLLFRLLANFLIISILAGSGYLIYYVARRSENFLRDGMNKHNWWERNEVNIVMSLLTTFGPMFFEAISHLENYHPRISLCWQLGRVFALYAGNLYSFLIAIVDQVRFTMAEEEEMKVNLTIWQSHMYNRSTAENSTGSPFRVDPADVPRGPCWETLVGQEFVRMLITDTLTFYIVLLINDFFRAVVIRFLNHCWCWDLEYSFPCYSLFDLSGNLLTLIFNQGMICMGTLYAPCLPALNLIRLQTSMYIQAWGVMCCNIPHTRIFKASYSSNLYMAILLVIIFISTLPVIFTVVSMPPSFDCGPFSGKQHMYDVIPESLEMDFPIWLGKALSYISNPGLVLPFLLFLILTIYYLYVTSKTYKQANLDLKKKLKAQSEENRSRSKLEAKKMDEYLEKTKNMAATEQQDKQGNNNLSLKARDSSKSSGQSYLPPPPHIYSGGRGSGLKYSRRPTYTRPPAPRSHLMHGQLPGFPPY